One Clupea harengus chromosome 11, Ch_v2.0.2, whole genome shotgun sequence DNA window includes the following coding sequences:
- the LOC105910006 gene encoding glucocorticoid modulatory element-binding protein 1 translates to MANADVTTSMGDMLMVKGNEGDTITGHKAQVILHLQSIDQGANDDNADTSTTVLAVETHQEDSSTEGDEVEYGYPITCGDSRAVLLFKKFVCPGINVKCVKFNDQLISPKQFVQLAGKSTLKDWKRAIRLGGVMLRKMMDSGQIDFYQHDTVCTNSCRSTKFDLLINSTRLPSTASMPTPTSPLSGGGQMLFVEERSDDSGNVMMEARASHMIPVLSQANGEIKKETEDSPEESLSFWQGMSEMGLVGEVVSSIRTELLALLRGVEQRGEQALLHHTDAAVLSTLTQMFGLLDSVRQVLDLQRSRAAQNEPQLHNRLDVLECQLDNQKRQPLDWRTHPSSPFPIIVHTPLSATPFSRPPLGKRPKLQRSFSGSSASFSSGANSSGSPFTVLSPITFSPVGQTLAVPGLPISTLAQLPTGSQLFPIHSASPVSGAYRAKAEAVGISPVSGLSLPGAANLRPGVVHIMEARPPSGGEMQERADAEEEEEKEEDRRGTEREEEGRRRVVAEDVAMEEEESMAEERERERERRAEERRQEETPREEGKERTHRIGVSKKKTHKRAFH, encoded by the exons ATGGCCAATGCGGATGTCACCACGTCCATGGGGGACATGCTGATGGTCAAGGGAAACGAGGGTGACACCATCACTGGCCACAAAGCCCAGGTCATCCTGCACCTCCAGTCCATCGATCAGGG GGCAAACGATGACAATGCAGATACGTCCACCACAGTCCTGGCTGTGGAGACGCACCAAG AGGACAGTAGCACAGAGGGAGATGAGGTGGAATATGGATACCCCATAACCTGTGGCGACAGCAGAGCAGTCCTCCTGTTCAAGAAGTTTGTGTGTCCAGGCATCAACGTCAAGTGTGTAAAG TTCAACGACCAGCTGATTAGCCCTAAACAGTTTGTTCAGCTGGCCGGCAAATCAACTCTGAAGGACTGGAAGAGAGCCATTCGCCTGGGAGGGGTTATGCTCAG GAAAATGATGGATTCAGGCCAGATTGACTTCTACCAGCACGACACAGTCTGCACCAACTCGTGTCGCAGCACCAAATTTGACCTCCTCATCAACAGCACTCGCCTACCCTCCACTGCCTCAatgcccacccccacctctccgCTCTCAG GAGGTGGTCAGATGCTGTTCGTGGAAGAGAGGTCAGACGACTCAGGCAATGTCATGATGGAAGCGCGGGCCAGTCATATGATCCCTGTCCTATCACAAGCCAATGGAGAGAttaagaaagaaacagaggattCACCAG aggAGTCTCTGAGCTTCTGGCAGGGCATGTCTGAGATGGGGCtggtgggggaggtggtgtCCAGCATCCGCACTGAGCTGCTGGCCCTGCTGAGGGGAGTAGAGCAGCGTGGGGAACAGGCTCTCCTACACCACACAG ATGCAGCCGTTCTGAGCACACTCACTCAGATGTTTGGGCTGCTGGACTCGGTCAGGCAGGTCCTGGACCTGCAGCGCAGCAGGGCGGCCCAGAACGAACCGCAGCTCCACAACAGACTCGACG TTCTAGAATGCCAGCTGGACAATCAGAAGAGGCAGCCATTGGACTGGAGGACCCATCCgtcctctcccttccccatcATTGTGCACACGCCCCTCTCGGCCACCCCGTTCTCGCGGCCCCCTCTCGGCAAACGGCCGAAGTTGCAACGCTCCTTCTCCGGCTCCTCCGCCTCGTTCTCCTCCGGCGCTAACTCCTCCGGGTCCCCCTTCACGGTGCTGTCCCCCATCACCTTCTCCCCCGTGGGGCAGACGCTGGCGGTGCCCGGCCTTCCCATCTCCACTCTGGCTCAGCTTCCCACTGGTTCCCAGCTCTTCCCTATCCACTCTGCCTCGCCCGTGAGTGGAGCTTACAGGGCTAAGGCTGAGGCTGTGGGGATCAGCCCGGTCTCGGGGCTCAGCCTGCCCGGCGCGGCCAACCTGAGGCCCGGGGTCGTCCACATCATGGAAGCGAGGCCTCCGTCCGGCGGAGAGATGCAGGAGAGGGCGgatgcggaggaggaggaggagaaggaggaggatagACGAGGGacggagagggaagaagagggcaGGAGGCGAGTCGTGGCGGAGGACGTGGccatggaggaagaggagtcgatggcagaggagagggagagggagagggagaggagagcggaggagaggagacaggaggagacacccagggaggagggcaaagagagaacacacagaatAGGAGTGTCCAAGAAAAAGACCCACAAAAGAGCATTCCACTAA